A single window of Anaerocolumna chitinilytica DNA harbors:
- the ptsP gene encoding phosphoenolpyruvate--protein phosphotransferase, translated as MKSYYGKCVFSGIAMGPVCLIKQGNHAIKKYTVENIEDEMQRFLEAKAVAVEQLEILYQKAQREIGEEEALIFDAHQMMLNDLDFLEGISNMISQNKVNAEFAVSETGKNIAEIFSGMDDDYMKARATDILDVSQRVISIMSGSQTQVLQMTEPVIIIAEDLTPSETIQFDKQKVLAFVTKKGSANSHTAILARMMNVPYLIAGDIELLSELNNMQAIVDSEEGILLLEPDAATALTYGSKQEALLKKRSSQLALKGMASATKSGRKVKLYANIGGPDDLDMALSNDTEGIGLFRSEFLYMGRSDYPSEEEQFQAYQKVIQGMKGKPVIIRTLDIGADKQADYFEIPQEENPAMGFRAIRICLERVQIFKAQLRAIYRASAFGTTAIMFPMIISLEEIIKIKEIVVEVKEELLAEGISFGQVELGIMIETPAAVMVSDELAREVDFFSIGTNDLTQYTLAIDRQNQSLENYYNPHHKALLRMIEMTVNNAHDAGIWCGICGELAADMEITEQLLCLGVDELSVSPVFILPLRERIRAID; from the coding sequence ATGAAATCATATTATGGGAAATGCGTGTTTTCAGGCATCGCAATGGGTCCGGTTTGCTTAATAAAGCAAGGGAATCATGCAATAAAGAAGTACACAGTGGAAAACATCGAAGATGAGATGCAGCGTTTTCTGGAGGCAAAGGCTGTAGCGGTGGAACAATTAGAAATACTTTATCAGAAGGCCCAGAGGGAGATTGGAGAAGAAGAGGCCCTGATCTTTGATGCACATCAGATGATGCTTAATGACCTGGATTTCTTAGAAGGAATCAGCAATATGATCTCTCAGAATAAAGTAAATGCGGAATTTGCTGTTTCTGAAACAGGTAAGAATATTGCGGAAATCTTCTCTGGGATGGATGATGATTACATGAAAGCCCGGGCAACGGATATCCTAGATGTGTCACAAAGAGTAATTTCTATTATGAGTGGCAGTCAGACACAGGTGTTACAGATGACAGAGCCTGTCATAATAATTGCGGAAGATCTGACACCCAGTGAAACCATACAGTTTGATAAACAAAAGGTATTAGCCTTTGTAACAAAGAAAGGTTCTGCCAACTCCCATACAGCAATCCTGGCAAGAATGATGAATGTTCCGTATCTGATTGCCGGTGATATTGAATTGCTTTCGGAACTAAACAATATGCAGGCTATTGTGGATAGTGAAGAGGGTATCTTACTTCTCGAGCCGGATGCCGCTACAGCTCTGACTTATGGGTCAAAGCAGGAAGCATTACTTAAAAAACGTTCTTCCCAGCTTGCACTGAAGGGAATGGCTTCCGCTACAAAATCCGGAAGAAAGGTAAAGCTGTACGCCAACATCGGCGGCCCTGACGATTTGGATATGGCATTATCAAATGATACGGAAGGAATTGGCCTCTTCCGAAGTGAATTTTTATATATGGGAAGATCGGATTATCCTTCAGAGGAAGAACAATTTCAAGCATACCAGAAAGTAATACAGGGTATGAAGGGAAAGCCTGTTATCATTCGTACACTGGATATCGGTGCCGATAAACAGGCAGATTATTTTGAAATTCCTCAGGAAGAGAACCCAGCCATGGGATTTCGAGCCATTAGAATATGCCTTGAAAGAGTACAGATATTTAAAGCACAATTGAGAGCTATTTACCGGGCCTCAGCTTTTGGAACTACAGCAATCATGTTTCCAATGATAATTTCCTTGGAGGAAATAATTAAAATCAAGGAGATTGTAGTAGAGGTGAAGGAGGAACTGCTGGCGGAGGGGATATCCTTCGGACAGGTAGAGCTGGGCATTATGATTGAGACCCCTGCAGCAGTAATGGTCAGTGATGAACTAGCGAGGGAAGTGGATTTCTTTAGCATCGGAACCAATGACCTTACCCAGTATACTTTGGCAATTGATCGTCAGAACCAATCCTTGGAGAATTACTACAATCCCCATCATAAGGCATTATTGCGAATGATTGAAATGACGGTTAATAATGCTCATGATGCCGGAATTTGGTGCGGCATATGCGGAGAGTTAGCAGCAGACATGGAAATAACAGAACAACTGCTCTGTCTTGGGGTAGATGAATTATCGGTTTCGCCGGTATTCATTCTGCCCTTAAGAGAAAGAATCAGAGCAATTGATTAA
- a CDS encoding HPr family phosphocarrier protein has translation MKSFSYIVQDALGIHARPATLLVKAAAQFHSTITLNNSVKQVDAKRMIAVMAMAVKQGQEVTITAEGDDEKEAIEALELFFQNNL, from the coding sequence ATGAAATCATTTAGTTACATCGTCCAGGATGCATTGGGCATTCATGCCAGGCCGGCTACTTTGCTTGTAAAGGCAGCAGCTCAGTTTCACAGCACAATAACCTTGAATAACAGCGTAAAGCAGGTGGATGCAAAAAGAATGATTGCGGTTATGGCAATGGCAGTAAAACAAGGGCAGGAAGTTACGATAACTGCAGAAGGTGACGATGAAAAAGAAGCAATTGAAGCACTGGAACTTTTCTTTCAGAATAACCTATAA
- a CDS encoding glycoside hydrolase family 38 N-terminal domain-containing protein, with the protein MSYFKRVKHLVDDLSVPWVQMTSANNPGRKVNYWQDRIAYELIYLMEISIIKNHKYLSLIEEMSKKLIDTMEEEGSITKHFVLEVEELLKPVLKEEAKRYTVHCVSHAHIDMNWLWGYHETVQVTLDTFRTMLDIMKEYPGFTYSQSQGSVYQIVEEYDPDMLEEIKERVKEGRWELAASTWVENDKNMPNGESMVRHITTTKQYLHKIFGVNPDEINIDFEPDTFGHNANIPEILINGGVKYYYHCRGNESDILYNWESNSGERILAFRDQIWYNNSITPNTARHIPVSCEKLGLSEMLYVYGVGDHGGGPTRRDIEAILDMNTWPLFPNFIFSTYHKFFQYAEKYREQFPVVKGEMNFVLTGCYSSSSRMKMANRYSEASLYQAEFANLLGHELSAVKNESNKITKAWKNALFNQFHDILPGCGMVFTREYALGKFQEILATANQVKRASYSKLIEEIKLSNFTSIANKNETAYGAGGGTNPSRLYGDGGLSFNLNLSQVSRGIGPNRAFYIFNSTEYDRKDIVTIMLWDYKDDLDKLAVYSSKKEKLTFEKVSDGYNQYWGHWYTEILVQVTVPSFGYETVVITQEEKDFPESSYIPSKNDPRVNHYVDYILENDYIHAEFDPITLDLIKLTDKQNDLVLIEDKANFRYIQENAKNSNAWVVGDYITMDNCRKQIMKKEYTSNKLLKKISYTMEIADSKLDVEIILKSNAKYLEYKVVAQWNQIGDQVYTPQLNFHIPLKNHQKKYIYDIPMSIIERGPINDEVPGSTFAYAKFKEDLGLSIITESKYGYRGLDDSLSLTLLRSTSNPDTHPETGVHYFNFRIGYGDVLDTLRESKQFNNPMDVVSGPINPTGTLEAVQSFISKDNPNIMISAVKNSETGDGMVIRMYNISDKKETVGFTFTADIENTSITDYFERVIEELKYHQNTVSLQIPPYKVATLKVTLKK; encoded by the coding sequence ATGAGTTACTTTAAGAGGGTTAAGCATCTGGTAGATGACTTAAGCGTACCCTGGGTTCAAATGACCTCTGCTAATAACCCTGGCAGGAAGGTGAATTACTGGCAGGACCGAATAGCCTATGAATTAATATATCTGATGGAAATCTCTATCATCAAAAATCATAAGTATCTTAGTCTGATTGAGGAAATGTCAAAAAAGCTGATAGATACCATGGAAGAGGAAGGCTCAATCACAAAGCATTTCGTATTGGAAGTAGAGGAACTGCTTAAACCGGTACTGAAAGAGGAGGCCAAACGCTATACTGTTCATTGTGTATCCCATGCTCACATTGATATGAACTGGCTATGGGGATACCATGAAACCGTCCAGGTAACCCTGGATACCTTTAGGACCATGCTTGATATTATGAAGGAGTATCCTGGGTTTACTTATTCCCAATCCCAAGGCTCTGTGTATCAGATTGTTGAGGAATATGATCCTGATATGTTAGAAGAGATAAAAGAGCGGGTAAAGGAAGGACGCTGGGAACTTGCCGCTTCAACATGGGTTGAAAATGATAAAAACATGCCGAATGGCGAAAGTATGGTACGCCATATTACTACCACAAAACAGTATCTGCATAAAATATTTGGAGTAAACCCTGATGAAATCAATATTGACTTCGAACCGGATACCTTCGGACATAATGCAAATATACCGGAGATACTGATAAATGGAGGCGTGAAATACTATTACCATTGCCGTGGTAATGAAAGTGATATCTTGTATAACTGGGAAAGTAACAGTGGTGAGCGGATATTGGCATTCAGGGATCAAATCTGGTATAACAATTCCATCACACCTAATACTGCAAGGCATATTCCTGTTTCCTGTGAAAAGCTTGGACTATCTGAGATGCTGTATGTATACGGAGTCGGCGATCATGGCGGCGGTCCTACAAGGAGAGATATCGAGGCAATTCTTGATATGAATACCTGGCCATTGTTTCCAAACTTTATTTTCAGCACTTATCACAAGTTTTTTCAATATGCAGAAAAATACAGAGAACAGTTTCCTGTAGTAAAGGGAGAAATGAACTTTGTATTAACAGGGTGTTACAGTTCATCATCAAGGATGAAGATGGCAAACCGGTATTCGGAGGCCTCTTTGTATCAGGCTGAATTTGCAAATTTATTGGGACATGAACTAAGCGCTGTGAAAAACGAAAGTAATAAGATTACGAAAGCTTGGAAAAATGCGTTGTTCAATCAATTCCATGATATACTTCCCGGCTGTGGTATGGTATTTACAAGAGAGTATGCATTAGGCAAATTCCAAGAGATACTTGCAACAGCAAATCAAGTAAAGCGGGCAAGCTATTCAAAGCTGATTGAAGAGATAAAGCTGTCCAATTTTACTTCCATTGCAAATAAAAATGAAACAGCTTATGGCGCAGGCGGTGGTACGAATCCTTCCAGACTTTATGGAGACGGCGGTCTGTCCTTTAACTTAAATCTGTCCCAGGTTTCCAGAGGAATAGGACCAAACCGCGCATTCTATATCTTTAATAGTACAGAATATGACCGCAAGGATATCGTGACTATTATGCTCTGGGATTACAAGGATGATCTTGATAAGCTTGCTGTGTATTCTTCGAAGAAAGAGAAACTTACCTTTGAAAAAGTAAGTGATGGTTATAATCAGTATTGGGGACACTGGTATACGGAAATTTTAGTACAGGTTACCGTACCCTCCTTCGGCTATGAAACAGTAGTCATTACACAGGAAGAAAAAGACTTCCCTGAAAGCTCCTATATACCATCTAAAAATGATCCGAGGGTTAACCATTATGTTGATTACATCCTTGAAAATGATTATATACATGCAGAATTTGACCCGATAACCTTAGATTTAATCAAATTAACAGACAAGCAGAATGACCTTGTACTGATAGAAGACAAAGCAAATTTCCGTTATATACAGGAGAATGCAAAGAACAGCAATGCCTGGGTGGTCGGTGATTATATAACGATGGATAACTGCCGTAAACAGATTATGAAGAAAGAATATACCAGTAATAAGCTGCTGAAAAAAATCAGTTATACCATGGAAATAGCAGACTCTAAACTGGATGTAGAGATTATTCTTAAAAGTAATGCGAAATATCTGGAATATAAAGTGGTAGCCCAATGGAATCAGATAGGTGACCAGGTCTATACTCCTCAGTTAAACTTTCATATACCATTAAAGAATCATCAAAAGAAATACATTTATGACATTCCAATGAGCATAATCGAACGCGGACCTATAAATGACGAGGTACCCGGAAGCACATTTGCCTATGCAAAATTTAAGGAGGATTTAGGACTATCCATCATAACCGAATCAAAATATGGTTACCGTGGACTGGATGACAGTCTTTCATTGACATTATTGAGGAGTACCTCAAATCCTGATACTCATCCTGAAACAGGAGTGCATTATTTTAATTTCAGAATAGGTTATGGAGATGTTTTGGATACTTTAAGAGAATCAAAGCAATTCAATAATCCTATGGATGTTGTCAGCGGGCCGATAAATCCGACCGGAACTCTTGAGGCTGTACAATCCTTTATCAGCAAAGATAATCCGAATATCATGATCTCTGCGGTAAAAAACAGCGAGACAGGAGATGGAATGGTTATTCGCATGTATAATATATCGGATAAAAAGGAAACTGTCGGTTTTACTTTTACAGCTGATATTGAAAATACTTCGATAACGGATTATTTTGAAAGGGTTATAGAAGAGCTCAAATATCACCAAAATACCGTCAGTCTCCAGATACCTCCTTATAAAGTGGCAACACTTAAAGTAACTTTAAAGAAATAA
- a CDS encoding oxygen-binding di-iron domain-containing protein, translating to MKKLVKNNVYWVGFMDWELESFHGADYSINHGSSQNAYLIKEEKTVLIDTVWKPHSTEFIDNLEKEIDLKEIDFIVANHGEVDHSGSLPALLEKIPGTPIYCTANGVKSLTGQYHHPEWNYQVVKTGDSVDIGNGKKLVFVEMKMLHWPDSMATYLTGDNILFSNDAFGQHFAVEELFNDKADQCKLWEEAIKYYANILAPFSPLVKKKVEEIQGLNLPIDIIATSHGSIWRENPLQIVEKYYEWSQNYQEDQITVVYDTMWDGTKQLAHKISSEISRISPDTRVKIYNISQTNKNDIITEVFKSKAIALGSPTVGCNILSSVGGWLDFLKELKLKGKRAAVFGCYGWSGEGTKVLRERLTEAGFSVVETEAKCLWNPEEKDFQNAAEVAKALCQQ from the coding sequence ATGAAAAAGCTTGTAAAAAATAATGTATATTGGGTAGGCTTTATGGACTGGGAGCTGGAATCCTTCCACGGTGCCGACTATTCCATAAACCACGGTTCCAGCCAAAATGCCTACTTAATTAAAGAAGAAAAGACAGTTCTTATTGATACGGTCTGGAAACCCCATTCTACGGAATTCATCGACAATCTGGAAAAAGAAATTGATTTAAAGGAAATTGATTTTATTGTTGCCAATCACGGGGAAGTGGATCATAGCGGTTCTCTTCCTGCCTTATTAGAGAAAATCCCCGGCACTCCTATCTACTGTACCGCAAATGGTGTAAAATCCCTTACCGGTCAATATCACCACCCGGAATGGAACTACCAGGTAGTAAAAACAGGAGATTCCGTTGATATCGGTAATGGAAAGAAACTCGTCTTTGTAGAAATGAAAATGCTGCACTGGCCTGACAGTATGGCCACCTATCTGACAGGTGATAATATTCTATTTTCTAATGATGCCTTTGGACAGCATTTTGCAGTGGAAGAATTATTTAATGATAAAGCCGATCAGTGTAAGCTCTGGGAAGAGGCCATCAAATATTATGCCAATATTCTAGCCCCCTTTTCTCCCTTAGTGAAAAAGAAGGTCGAAGAAATACAAGGCTTGAACCTGCCAATTGATATCATTGCTACCAGCCATGGTTCAATTTGGCGTGAGAATCCATTGCAGATTGTGGAAAAATATTATGAATGGTCACAAAATTATCAGGAGGACCAGATTACGGTGGTTTACGATACTATGTGGGATGGCACGAAACAGCTGGCCCATAAGATCAGTTCCGAAATTTCCCGTATCTCACCGGATACCCGTGTGAAGATATATAATATCTCCCAGACTAATAAGAATGATATTATAACAGAAGTTTTTAAATCGAAAGCAATCGCTCTGGGGTCTCCAACTGTAGGCTGTAATATTCTTTCCTCTGTAGGCGGATGGCTTGATTTCCTGAAAGAATTGAAGTTAAAGGGAAAAAGGGCTGCTGTGTTCGGTTGTTATGGCTGGAGCGGCGAGGGAACAAAGGTACTACGTGAACGGCTGACAGAGGCCGGCTTCTCCGTAGTTGAAACGGAAGCCAAATGTTTATGGAACCCGGAAGAAAAGGATTTTCAAAATGCTGCAGAAGTTGCCAAGGCACTTTGCCAGCAGTAA
- the ric gene encoding iron-sulfur cluster repair di-iron protein, whose amino-acid sequence MITGNMKITDVVKAYPEAIEIFNDFHIDYCCGGKDALEAALAELGIESNSFIELLNKKLIKSSHKSSNGQILAVDHLTEMNITELIDYIIDTHHTKERYLLAEIDELLNKVLLVHYEHHQEQLVPLHGLFSDLRKELQEHFAKEEKAIFPYMKKNFNKEKGIRYVKDLEDEHEAAGNLIKEITACTNDFTAPKDGCATYRLVFQKLQELVKDVYNHIFTENSLLFPKYEGGIES is encoded by the coding sequence ATGATAACAGGTAACATGAAAATAACTGATGTGGTAAAAGCCTATCCGGAAGCCATTGAAATCTTCAATGATTTCCATATTGATTATTGCTGCGGAGGAAAGGACGCCCTAGAAGCAGCCTTAGCGGAACTGGGAATCGAATCAAACAGCTTTATCGAATTATTAAATAAGAAACTGATTAAATCCTCTCATAAATCAAGTAACGGACAAATATTGGCAGTGGATCATCTGACCGAAATGAATATTACAGAGCTGATTGATTATATTATAGATACCCACCATACCAAAGAGAGATATCTGCTGGCAGAAATTGATGAGTTGCTTAATAAGGTTCTGCTGGTTCATTATGAACATCATCAGGAACAGCTGGTCCCCTTACACGGCCTCTTTTCGGATTTAAGAAAAGAACTCCAGGAGCATTTCGCAAAGGAGGAAAAGGCTATTTTCCCATATATGAAGAAGAACTTTAACAAGGAGAAGGGAATTCGTTATGTAAAAGACCTGGAGGATGAGCATGAAGCTGCCGGAAATCTGATAAAAGAAATTACTGCCTGTACCAATGACTTTACTGCTCCAAAAGACGGCTGCGCTACCTACCGCCTGGTCTTTCAGAAGCTGCAGGAATTGGTTAAAGATGTGTACAATCATATATTCACTGAAAATTCATTGCTTTTCCCCAAATACGAAGGAGGTATAGAATCATGA
- a CDS encoding Crp/Fnr family transcriptional regulator, whose product MELMCNCCSKMCTSKIPLFEPLSLEEQRELVSKARHLDYKRGESVFHEGDPADIIMIIRYGKIKISRYSLEGKEYVLDILTAGDIYGEQNIFGGKAFEATAVALGECGVCLISKADILELILKKPEIGVKILSVVGEKLSVANELVQLLSVNDAKARVAGFLLFRSNRIKGETIELSRDDISAYINVRRETISRKLSELRNEGAVELEGNRKIHVLNKDSLRDTFENDK is encoded by the coding sequence ATGGAGCTTATGTGTAACTGCTGCAGTAAAATGTGTACCTCGAAAATTCCTCTCTTTGAGCCGCTCTCCTTAGAAGAGCAGAGAGAACTTGTCTCAAAGGCAAGACATCTGGATTACAAGAGAGGAGAATCCGTTTTTCACGAAGGTGATCCTGCGGATATAATAATGATTATCCGCTATGGCAAGATCAAGATCAGCCGCTATTCGCTGGAAGGAAAGGAATATGTGCTTGATATACTGACAGCTGGTGATATATACGGAGAACAGAATATCTTTGGAGGAAAAGCCTTTGAGGCAACTGCTGTCGCTCTGGGAGAATGCGGAGTATGCCTTATTTCAAAGGCAGACATTCTTGAGTTGATCTTAAAAAAACCTGAGATAGGGGTTAAAATATTAAGTGTTGTTGGAGAGAAACTGTCAGTAGCCAACGAACTGGTGCAACTGTTATCAGTAAACGATGCCAAAGCCCGGGTTGCTGGTTTTTTATTATTCAGAAGCAACCGGATTAAGGGAGAAACCATTGAATTAAGCCGAGACGATATATCCGCTTATATAAATGTCAGAAGAGAGACCATCAGCCGAAAGCTTAGTGAACTTCGTAATGAGGGAGCTGTTGAGCTGGAAGGAAATCGTAAGATTCATGTTTTGAATAAAGATAGTTTAAGGGATACCTTTGAAAATGATAAATAA
- a CDS encoding M23 family metallopeptidase — protein sequence MEIRTIPEDYIINMTKEGHGKVESNFLLHGLKIKNDTDMPVVIHQINLELYAAETFVKQVTYSGKALINTIERFAQECTWLGKGFGAQLFLGKEGFWNPEKFSSTKTLMPDQETGLFNEYFVVINKEMIDLLSVAVLYEKEGKEYRQELSIPLRNYVNKNKYLFPLKGCISTCGNYNCLLDHRQHYSMEFAIDMAQYNKEQKLSFQEEMRKEDYVIYGKEILAIADGEVIDCFHSIPITTSWVWEEREPYFKQYGLAAQFGNYVILQHSNGESSFYGHMIEDSLTVKKGDKVKQGQVIGKVGHTGLSNCPHLHFQLMDRPDILTGRGLPCSFLNIKDVTGEPLERIMDDNIIVHTC from the coding sequence ATGGAAATTAGAACGATACCAGAAGATTATATCATTAACATGACCAAAGAAGGTCACGGTAAGGTCGAATCAAATTTTTTGCTACACGGATTGAAGATAAAAAATGATACGGATATGCCGGTAGTAATACATCAGATTAATTTGGAGTTATATGCTGCTGAGACCTTTGTAAAGCAAGTGACCTATAGTGGTAAAGCACTAATCAATACAATAGAACGATTTGCACAGGAATGCACTTGGTTGGGAAAAGGCTTTGGTGCTCAGCTTTTTTTAGGAAAAGAAGGCTTCTGGAACCCTGAAAAATTCAGCAGTACCAAAACATTAATGCCGGATCAGGAAACAGGATTATTTAATGAATATTTTGTAGTAATAAATAAAGAAATGATAGATTTGTTATCTGTCGCAGTTCTTTATGAGAAGGAAGGAAAGGAATATAGGCAGGAATTATCAATTCCTTTAAGAAACTATGTGAACAAGAATAAATATCTGTTTCCGCTAAAGGGGTGTATTTCTACTTGCGGGAATTATAATTGTCTTTTAGATCACAGACAGCATTATTCAATGGAATTTGCCATTGATATGGCTCAATATAACAAGGAGCAAAAGCTTTCCTTTCAGGAAGAAATGCGTAAAGAAGACTATGTTATTTATGGGAAGGAAATCTTAGCCATAGCAGATGGTGAAGTAATTGATTGTTTTCATTCAATACCAATTACAACTTCGTGGGTATGGGAGGAAAGAGAACCTTATTTCAAGCAATATGGATTGGCTGCTCAATTCGGTAATTACGTTATCCTTCAACATTCCAATGGGGAGAGTTCTTTCTATGGACATATGATAGAGGATAGCTTGACCGTTAAAAAAGGGGATAAGGTGAAGCAAGGTCAGGTTATTGGTAAAGTTGGACATACAGGTCTTTCCAACTGCCCCCATTTACATTTCCAGCTGATGGATAGACCGGATATTCTGACAGGGCGTGGGCTTCCTTGTTCTTTTCTCAATATTAAGGACGTGACGGGGGAACCTCTTGAACGTATTATGGATGATAATATAATCGTACATACCTGTTAA
- a CDS encoding phosphotransferase: MEKDTEELRQGNISKVTRNGNIVYRDLKPQSSTVHRLLLHLENKGVTFTPRFLGVDENNQEMLSFMEGDTIENYPCQKELQSKSVTVQMAAKMLRVYHDATLDFERCPEDIWFLNYEGGLQKEVICHNDFAPYNITFKDNKPVGMIDFDTVCPAPRIWDIAYAVYRFVPLSMEVYDPIRKKYRLYDKTLDCLERKSFINLFINTYGIGNSHEVLQNVIMRLQALVQLFDTECGKGNSAFIKMKEEGHQQFYVNEIAFIQENMSDWI; the protein is encoded by the coding sequence ATGGAAAAGGATACAGAAGAATTGAGACAGGGAAACATCTCAAAGGTTACAAGGAATGGTAATATTGTTTACAGAGATTTGAAACCCCAAAGCAGTACGGTCCATAGATTGCTTCTGCATCTGGAGAATAAGGGAGTTACCTTTACTCCCCGTTTTCTGGGTGTGGATGAAAACAATCAGGAAATGCTTAGCTTTATGGAAGGAGATACGATTGAAAATTATCCCTGCCAAAAGGAGCTGCAGAGTAAATCCGTAACAGTTCAAATGGCAGCAAAAATGTTAAGAGTATATCACGATGCAACATTAGATTTTGAAAGATGTCCGGAGGATATCTGGTTTTTGAATTATGAAGGCGGATTACAAAAAGAGGTCATCTGTCACAATGATTTTGCACCTTATAATATTACTTTTAAAGATAATAAGCCAGTTGGTATGATCGATTTTGATACGGTGTGTCCTGCACCAAGAATTTGGGATATAGCATACGCGGTTTATCGATTCGTTCCGCTAAGCATGGAAGTATACGATCCAATCAGAAAAAAATACCGATTATATGACAAGACCCTTGACTGTTTAGAGCGAAAATCTTTCATAAATCTATTTATTAACACTTATGGTATTGGCAATTCTCATGAAGTCTTACAAAATGTAATTATGCGGCTACAGGCTTTAGTTCAGCTCTTTGATACAGAATGTGGCAAAGGAAATTCGGCATTTATAAAGATGAAAGAAGAAGGGCACCAACAGTTTTACGTTAATGAAATTGCATTTATTCAAGAAAATATGAGTGATTGGATTTAG
- a CDS encoding SdpI family protein yields the protein MVILFFRPLLIIFLGLLFGAIPLDKPGHFLMTGFQIPSAFKSNEHWVYAQEMGPKIFITVGIISLVLTGILVFGGRNVISYDKMEFITAIFNALLMVTSFIVLEYKVKKFKKGNKTKEQKETNL from the coding sequence ATGGTTATATTATTTTTTCGTCCTTTGCTCATCATTTTTTTAGGTCTACTATTTGGAGCCATACCATTAGATAAACCAGGTCATTTTCTTATGACTGGTTTTCAGATACCATCAGCCTTTAAGTCAAATGAGCACTGGGTTTATGCACAAGAAATGGGTCCTAAAATATTTATAACAGTAGGTATAATTTCATTAGTACTTACAGGTATATTAGTATTTGGAGGTAGAAATGTAATATCGTATGACAAAATGGAGTTTATAACTGCTATTTTTAATGCATTACTAATGGTTACCTCATTTATTGTATTAGAATATAAAGTTAAAAAATTTAAAAAAGGCAATAAAACTAAAGAACAGAAGGAAACTAATTTATAG